The stretch of DNA CCGGCCGCGGGAGCACCCAGGCCGTCCGTGACACAGCCCGCCAGCAGACAGAGAACAGCAACTCCGTATCTGTCACTACTCCGGCTGCGGGTCATGGATACCTCCAGGCCAGGCAGGGAGTGGTTTGCGCGTTTAAGGATTACCTTTCTGACTTAACTCTCTCAGAATGAATTTCTCCGGCCGGGTCTTCTCATCGAACTCCAGCACCCGCCGTTGCGGGTCCACACGCCCGTCCAGCCGCAGCTGGCCGCTGTAGCCCTGGGCCGAGGAGTCGAACTGCTCCAGGCTGAAAATCCGCGAATAATGCCCGTATTCCAGCTCCGGCTCGGCCAGCAGGCTTTCGAGGCTGTGGGAGCGGCCGTTTCCGCGGGCCAGACGGTCCAGGCGGGCCAGGAACTCGCGCAGCGGTGCGGCCAGAAACTCGGTGGCGTCCACCCGGATGTAGTTGACCGCGCGGTCGAGGATCCGGATCAGCCCGCCGTAACGCCGTTGGATGTGCGCCTCATCCAGGCCGCGGCCGAGGATCAGGTCGCGCTCGCGCTCGAAGATCGTGCGCTTGGCGCTCTCCGGGAAATGGTAGACCAGCTCGCCCCCGCCGGAGGGCAGGTAGTGTTCGAGCTGCCCGCGCGAGAGCACGTGCACGCCCTGAGCGGCCAGGGTCTCGATCACGCGCCCCGTCAGGTCCAGGATCGCCTGCAGCTCGGCGGCGCGGTGCGGCAGAAGGCGCTTCAGCTCGCCCGGGAAATGCACCAGGCCCAGGTAGAAAGCGTAGACCCGGGCTTCCTCGCCGGTGCGTGAGCGCAGGGTGCGCACGTACTCGCGGAGTTGGCCGGAGACATTGTGCGGCGAGCGCTGGCGGCAGACCTCGCGCGCCAGGCTGAACATCCTTCGCTTGAGCCCGGCCAGGAAATCGCCGGCCGCGGCCCCGGTCTCGGCCGCCAGGGTGGTCATGGCCTCCCCGGTCGTGAGCGTTGCCAGCAGCCGCCCGCCGAACAAGGCGTCCAGGTCGGTCACGGCCTGCGCCTGGATGCCCAGGCGGGCGCCCAGACGGTAGAACAGGTCGAGCTCGTCCTTGCCGCCCACATCGATGAAGCATTCCCCGGCCGCGCCGGTCAGGCGGCCACGCCGCTCCTGCAAGAGGGAAAATATCTGCTGGTCCGTGTAGCCCTCCACGAACACCGGCCGCACGGAGAAGAAAAACTGCTTGTGGTGCGTGTTCAGCCGGGGCAGGAAACGTTTGAGCAGGCGGCTGTCCGGCTCGCTGAGCGCGCCGCTGCAGGCCGGGGGATGGTCGGGCCGAAAAACTAAACAATTGGGCAAGTCGTCCACGGTGCGCAGGTCGACGAAATAGGGCGAGTGGGTGACCAGGAAGAACAGGCGCTTTTCGGGCGCAACCAGCGGGTCGCCGGCCAGGGCGCGTATCTCCTGCATCAGGAAAGTCTGGAACTGC from bacterium encodes:
- a CDS encoding AAA family ATPase, whose amino-acid sequence is MQLPIRVNIPFLWGDKVFEKNDWGAINFLVGPNGTGKSVFARELIRRLPQAAPGLRTRFIASDRLRGFDPAQRSESADSLMLEGIRYEDYERWRREGAEYGLSSAALVILKEKLDVRLRIEAALSQLFRRRLELVERGGGFAPRLSRIAGGWEYGLRQDECHGLKELITLLTFLYDDEFNCLIVDEPELHLHPQFQTFLMQEIRALAGDPLVAPEKRLFFLVTHSPYFVDLRTVDDLPNCLVFRPDHPPACSGALSEPDSRLLKRFLPRLNTHHKQFFFSVRPVFVEGYTDQQIFSLLQERRGRLTGAAGECFIDVGGKDELDLFYRLGARLGIQAQAVTDLDALFGGRLLATLTTGEAMTTLAAETGAAAGDFLAGLKRRMFSLAREVCRQRSPHNVSGQLREYVRTLRSRTGEEARVYAFYLGLVHFPGELKRLLPHRAAELQAILDLTGRVIETLAAQGVHVLSRGQLEHYLPSGGGELVYHFPESAKRTIFERERDLILGRGLDEAHIQRRYGGLIRILDRAVNYIRVDATEFLAAPLREFLARLDRLARGNGRSHSLESLLAEPELEYGHYSRIFSLEQFDSSAQGYSGQLRLDGRVDPQRRVLEFDEKTRPEKFILRELSQKGNP